Below is a window of Solanum stenotomum isolate F172 chromosome 7, ASM1918654v1, whole genome shotgun sequence DNA.
AATTTCCGTCACTAATCCATCGCAAAAATATTTGTTGCTAAgttcatcattaatttcatcatttCAAATAATTTCGCGTCGGAATTTCTGTCACTAATCTgtcacaaaatattttcttatttaagcCAGCATATTTGCCACTAAAATGTTCCGTTGCTAATCCGTCGCCAAAATTTTATCATAGCAACGACCAAATCGTCATTAAATTTGTTGCTaaaaattttcttgtaaaataatttaatttttttattttaaatatacattgctgaaataaattaataacaattacTAAATACCTCTAAAATAACAAAcattcatataaaataatatttagagGGTTCAAAATCTGTAGATAGCAAAATCCTAATCACATACTTTCACTGCAAAACATCAAATGCAAGTCATCAACTATTGTTATCAGACAATTTGTACTTTTCAAAAACACAAACATCCAAAAATTAAAGCTAAAGGAGACTAATTAAGGGATACCCTCATCACTTGAAACTAAGGGATCAACCTCGTCCTCATTAGTAGCAGCAGCAGGAGGTACCATGGGTGTCACAAGTGATGGCTTGTCAATGGGAGTAACCAGTTGTTGTAGCCGCTCCATAATAACCGAAAGAAAATGATTAGTAAGGGCAGGAATCATTTCCTTCACAAACACATCCATATTTCTTGTCGATGTTGATTGAGAAACTGAAGTTGCTACAGATGATGAGGCACAAAGATTCTGCCCGTAGTAAGTTTTTGCTTCAGATCCAAGACCGtatattcttttcttcttttctccccCGACAGCTTGGTAGTATGCTTCACATTGATCAATATCAGATTGAGAGGTTGTTTTTTCCCGtaatatttcttcatatttttcctgtaataaattgagataaagaGAAAACATTAAAGATTAGGAATAAATTTATAATGGAAGGGAAAGGCAGAAATGTTGTATGTCTAATTTAACCTTGGATAATAGTTCTTATATTGGGAATACCCAATGCTGCTCAGGACATTTTCGCGAGTACATAACTCACTGTAACATCATTCTATATTTCTGCAAGCCATTCATCAACATTGTAACTGACTTGATGTATAAGGAAGACATACATCATTCTATATTAGCAAAGAAAAAAGATGTGCAGGCCATTCATCAGCATTAATGCTATGTGATACTCACAGGACGAGAAGTATAAAGCAAAGGTATGCTACAAAAATAGTGAACTAAAAGATTATCATTGTTCCATCTTACATATTAGCAGCAGCTTGAATTGTGAATATCCTGTCTGTAGCAAATCTTGATTtccaattttaaaaatctttttgataGGATATAGCAAAGCTAGAAGGTTAagcattattttattatgtctGCACAAGTGTTTCATGACAATTGAAAGGATTGTTGTGGTTATAAGTGTCACTTGAATATCCCTAGCAGTAGAATGATtctattgtttctttttgtgGTATGCCAACGTGTCTATGCAGGTATGCATAGATGTGATTGTTCAAAGACTTGGGGATGCTACAACAGCTGCAATGTACAAGCTACTCTTCAACACTCTCAGTGGCAAGGCATCAGCTGTTTCTCTATATGCCTTTCCTATGTGATACTTGGTGAAACTACTGGACTGGGGGAAGAGGGCTACATATCATATGCTGAAAACATGTGTAGGCAACCACAAACTGATCCTAAAAATCTGGATCTCATTTCTGCTCTcctaacatatttttttttattaacatgCACATTTTGAAATCCTCTATGATACTCAGTGAAACGACTGGACTGGGAGAAGAGGGCCATAAAATAGATGCTGAAATAGCATCACTACGGGCAACTTTTACGCCCGTAGTGAAGAGAACTAACACAATCCTCATGAAAACCAAAACAAGACAAAGATAAGGAAAACATGTTATGAAGTTCATATTTAAAACTACAAATGATAGGCATTCAAACGCAACGTTGAGCAGTGAAAGGAGAGCAAAGTCGGAGCATGAAGAAAGAAGCAGCCAAATATCATTGGATCGAACATAACTTTGACGTGAACACTAAAATTTTGTCTTATCTCGACTTAAGGGTAAGGATGATGAACACAACAAACAGTCGCCTAGTTAGAATGGAAGGAGCTTTAACAAAGAAAACAACACAAAAGAATACTTTAGCAACTTGAAACATGTAGCTTTTTGACTCGTTTAAACTCAACTTCTTAGTTACAGCAAACTGGAAACAAATAACTCGTAATGTAGGATAACAGGGCATGTACGACCATTTATGTTTTCCTATAGAAAATGATTTCGGACTTCATGACTGAACCACGACTTTCACAGCCAACCAAAATAGTGAAATAAGAGGACTTACAAGGAGACAACAGGCAAGCAAACAACATGAATAGCAAACAAGATACACCACTGATTTACAGTCTAATAATAAGTCGAAACACTTTCAAAAATTTCTAACATCTGAACGAATTACAAAGATCAAGAAGTAAACAGTCCACACATCACTTGAGCAGCAAGATAACAATATCCAACCATGAAACTAAATTACTGTTCATTTTCAGCCAAGTTTTCCCTTCTAATAAGAAATGACATGTATATATTCTGATAGGTTTCAAAGTTTTGGACTTACATNNNNNNNNNNNNNNNNNNNNNNNNNNNNNNNNNNNNNNNNNNNNNNNNNNNNNNNNNNNNNNNNNNNNNNNNNNNNNNNNNNNNNNNNNNNNNNNNNNNNNNNNNNNNNNNNNNNNNNNNNNNNNNNNNNNNNNNNNNNNNNNNNNNNNNNNNNNNNNNNNNNNNNNNNNNNNNNNNNNNNNNNNNNNNNNNNNNNNNNNNNNNNNNNNNNNNNNNNNNNNNNNNNNNNNNNNNNNNNNNNNNNNNNNNNNNNNNNNNNNNNNNNNNNNNNNNNNNNNNNNNNNNNNNNNNNNNNNNNNNNNNNNNNNNNNNNNNNNNNNNNNNNNNNNNNNNNNNNNNNNNNNNNNNNNNNNNNNNNNNNNNNNNNNNNNNNNNNNNNNNNNNNNNNNNNNNNNNNNNNNNNNNNNNNNNNNNNNNNNNNNNNNNNNNNNNNNNNNNNNNNNNNNNNNNNNNNNNNNNNNNNNNNNNNNNNNNNNNNNNNNNNNNNNNNNNNNNNNNNNNNNNNNNNNNNNNNNNNNNNNNNNNNNNNNNNNNNNNNNNNNNNNNNNNNNNNNNNNNNNNNNNNNNNNNNNNNNNNNNNNNNNNNNNNNNNNNNNNNNNNNNNNNNNNNNNNNNNNNNNNNNNNNNNNNNNNNNNNNNNNNNNNNNNNNNNNNNNNNNNNNNNNNNNNNNNNNNNNNNNNNNNNNNNNNNNNNNNNNNNNNNNNNNNNNNNNNNNNNNNNNNNNNNNNNNNNNNNNNNNNNNNNNNNNNNNNNNNNNNNNNNNNNNNNNNNNNNNNNNNNNNNNNNNNNNNNNNNNNNNNNNNNNNNNNNNNNNNNNNNNNNNNNNNNNNNNNNNNNNNNNNNNNNNNNNNNNNNNNNNNNNNNNNNNNNNNNNNNNNNNNNNNNNNNNNNNNNNNNNNNNNNNNNNNNNNNNNNNNNNNNNNNNNNNNNNNNNNNNNNNNNNNNNNNNNNNNNNNNNNNNNNNNNNNNNNNNNNNNNNNNNNNNNNNNNNNNNNNNNNNNNNNNNNNNNNNNNNNNNNNNNNNNNNNNNNNNNNNNNNNNNNNNNNNNNNNNNNNNNNNNNNNNNNNNNNNNNNNNNNNNNNNNNNNNNNNNNNNNNNNNNNNNNNNNNNNNNNNNNNNNNNNNNNNNNNNNNNNNNNNNNNNNNNNNNNNNNNNNNNNNNNNNNNNNNNNNNNNNNNNNNNNNNNNNNNNNNNNNNNNNNNNNNNNNNNNNNNNNNNNNNNNNNNNNNNNNNNNNNNNNNNNNNNNNNNNNNNNNNNNNNNNNNNNNNNNNNNNNNNNNNNNNNNNNNNNNNNNNNNNNNNNNNNNNNNNNNNNNNNNNNNNNNNNNNNNNNNNNNNNNNNNNNNNNNNNNNNNNNNNNNNNNNNNNNNNNNNNNNNNNNNNNNNNNNNNNNNNNNNNNNNNNNNNNNNNNNNNNNNNNNNNNNNNNNNNNNNNNNNNNNNNNNNNNNNNNNNNNNNNNNNNNNNNNNNNNNNNNNNNNNNNNNNNNNNNNNNNNNNNNNNNNNNNNNNNNNNNNNNNNNNNNNNNNNNNNNNNNNNNNNNNNNNNNNNNNNNNNNNNNNNNNNNNNNNNNNNNNNNNNNNNNNNNNNNNNNNNNNNNNNNNNNNNNNNNNNNNNNNNNNNNNNNNNNNNNNNNNNNNNNNNNNNNNNNNNNNNNNNNNNNNNNNNNNNNNNNNNNNNNNNNNNNNNNNNNNNNNNNNNNNNNNNNNNNNNNNNcaatgaaaaaaatatattaaaaatcaaagatACCTAGTTCGTTCAAATGAAAAACTAAGAAGTTAACtactcaaataaaatataaggaTGTAAAGATGGATACCAAGTTGAAGAGTATGTGCAGAAGCAATAGTTAGATAGTTGTCTCTAAACAAATGGTGCATATTATAAACATGTACACCTAGAACTACCTATATATACAGTAATTATAAAACTTGGaaataaaagatagaaaaagaagaagctaaattAATGCTCACTAAATCAGAAGCTAAAATGCTCTTCAAGCTATTTCGCCAAATCTAAAAAGAAGTTACTCTATTGTATACTTAATAGCTTAGTAGCTATTaagtataataaataaacaagagACAAGTTTAAGGAAAGAAAGGATAACTAGTAGCtatcaaataaaacaaaagcaaacatatactacTTTAATAACTGCTGAAACAAAATTCAGTGACTTCCTAATTGTGTACATCTAATCTTTTATGAATTGAACAATAAGGCCAACAAAGATTGACCCGTGACATTTTATTTAACTCACCAAGAACATACGCATACTTATACCAATATCAAACCTTTTAACAAGGCCAAACTTCAAGGActtaaaaagattgaaaatacAAGCAGAACAACATGCCGAGATGATCAGAAAAGAGAAATAAGCAACGACTTTGAAAGCAAACTACAATCTGGACAGTAACATGACTTCACACCTTATAAGCTTAATTACAAACAGTGGGCATTTTTGACTAAAATTTAGGTAGATGGAAACATAAATTCGATTCGTAGAATGATCAAGGGATTTGAAAACAATCTACTAcatcaacaaaacaaaaacacaaaCAACTTTCACCTTAGTTAGCTTCAAGATTCTAtccttattttgaaaagaaagcatcattaataGTAGCAAAGCTGAATGTAAAACCTGGGCTTACAgacaatgaaaatgaaaaacagaGATTCTACGACATATCGAAGAGGAGTCACCGAAAAAGGATTCAA
It encodes the following:
- the LOC125869946 gene encoding uncharacterized protein LOC125869946 — encoded protein: MYSRKCPEQHWEKYEEILREKTTSQSDIDQCEAYYQAVGGEKKKRIYGLGSEAKTYYGQNLCASSSVATSVSQSTSTRNMDVFVKEMIPALTNHFLSVIMERLQQLVTPIDKPSLVTPMVPPAAATNEDEVDPLVSSDEGIP